A genomic window from Solanum dulcamara chromosome 11, daSolDulc1.2, whole genome shotgun sequence includes:
- the LOC129872000 gene encoding CBL-interacting serine/threonine-protein kinase 23 — protein MGSRTNNGSGRTRVGRYELGRTLGEGTFAKVKFARNVETGDNVAIKILDKEKVMKHKMIGQIKREISTMKLIRHPNVIRMYEVMASKSKIYIVLEFVTGGELFDKIASKGRLKEDEARKYFQQLINAVDYCHSRGVFHRDLKPENLLLDANGVLKVSDFGLSALPQQVREDGLLHTTCGTPNYVAPEVINNKGYDGAKADLWSCGVILFVLMAGYLPFEESNLMALYKKIHKAEFTCPPWFSSNAKKLIKRILDPNPQTRITISEVIENEWFKKGYRPPVFEQADVSLDDVNAIFSESADSSNLVVERREERPSAPLTMNAFELISTSQGLNLSSLFEKQMGLVQRETRFTSRCPANEIVSKIEEAAVPLGFNVRKNNYKIKLHGEKSGRKGHLNVATEIYEVAPSLYMVELRKAGGDTLEFHKFYKNLSTGLKDIVWQLGDEAGEEVKDGIVST, from the exons ATGGGTTCAAGAACAAATAATGGAAGTGGAAGGACAAGAGTGGGAAGGTATGAGCTTGGGAGGACACTGGGGGAGGGTACTTTTGCAAAAGTGAAATTTGCAAGGAATGTTGAAACTGGTGATAATGTAGCCATAAAGATTCTTGACAAAGAGAAGGTGATGAAGCACAAGATGATCGGTCAG ATCAAACGGGAAATATCAACCATGAAACTTATAAGGCATCCCAATGTAATCCGAATGTATGAG GTCATGGCCAGCAAGTCGAAGATATATATTGTTTTGGAATTTGTTACTGGTGGCGAACTGTTTGACAAAATT GCTAGTAAAGGTAGGCTCAAAGAAGATGAAGCAAGAAAGTATTTTCAGCAGCTTATCAATGCAGTGGACTACTGTCATAGTAGAGGTGTATTCCACAGAGACCTCAAG CCTGAAAACTTGTTATTGGATGCCAATGGTGTTCTTAAAGTTTCGGATTTTGGATTGAGTGCTCTGCCTCAGCAAGTTCGC GAAGATGGACTACTACATACAACATGTGGAACACCAAATTATGTTGCTCCAGAG GTGATCAACAATAAAGGTTATGATGGAGCTAAGGCTGACCTGTGGTCATGTGGTGTAATCCTTTTTGTACTTATGGCTGGGTATCTGCCTTTTGAAGAGTCAAATCTTATGGCATTATATAAGAAG ATACATAAAGCTGAATTTACATGTCCACCCTGGTTTTCCTCTAATGCAAAGAAACTAATCAAAAGAATCTTGGATCCCAATCCACAGACG CGCATCACAATTTCCGAGGTCATTGAGAATGAATGGTTCAAGAAAGGGTATCGTCCACCTGTTTTTGAACAGGCAGATGTTAGTCTTGATGATGTGAATGCTATTTTTAGTGAATCTGCT GACTCTTCGAATCTTGTTGTTGAGAGACGGGAAGAACGGCCTTCTGCACCACTGACTATGAATGCTTTTGAGCTCATTTCAACTTCTCAGGGTCTCAATCTCAGTTCTCTTTTTGAAAAGCAAATG GGGCTGGTCCAAAGGGAGACAAGATTTACATCGAGATGTCCTGCGAATGAAATTgtttcaaaaattgaagaagctgCTGTACCTTTGGGATTCAATGTGAGGAAAAATAACTACAAG ATTAAGCTTCACGGTGAGAAGAGCGGGCGCAAAGGTCACTTAAACGTTGCAACTGAG ATTTATGAGGTGGCACCTTCACTATACATGGTTGAGCTTCGCAAGGCTGGAGGAGATACCTTGGAATTTCACAAG TTTTACAAGAACCTGTCCACCGGATTGAAAGACATTGTTTGGCAACTGGGGGATGAAGCAGGAGAGGAAGTAAAAGATG GCATTGTCTCAACTTGA